One window of Pseudomonas sp. ML2-2023-3 genomic DNA carries:
- the rlmM gene encoding 23S rRNA (cytidine(2498)-2'-O)-methyltransferase RlmM, whose amino-acid sequence MNTVFMHCRPGFEGEVCSEIAEHAARLNVSGYAKAKPSTACAEFVCTEEGGAERLMKGLRFAELIFPRQWARGGFVDLPETDRISVILEHMADFPVCGSLWLEIVDTNDGKELSNFCKKFDAHLRKALIKAGKLVEDDAHKPRLLLTFKSGREVFLGLAEADNSAMWPMGIPRLKFPREAPSRSTLKLEEAWHHFIPRDQWDERLHSDMTGVDLGAAPGGWTWQLVNRGMIVTAIDNGPMAESLMDTGLVQHLMADGFTFKPKQPVDWMVCDIVEKPARNAAMLEEWIGEGHCREAVVNLKLPMKQRYAEVRRLLDRIADGFKARGIQVEIGCKQLYHDREEVTCHLRRLDVKKPKSR is encoded by the coding sequence ATGAACACCGTTTTTATGCACTGCCGGCCCGGGTTTGAAGGCGAAGTCTGCTCGGAAATCGCCGAACACGCCGCCCGCCTCAATGTGTCTGGCTATGCCAAGGCCAAGCCGAGCACTGCCTGCGCCGAATTTGTGTGTACCGAAGAAGGCGGCGCTGAACGCCTGATGAAAGGTCTGCGTTTTGCCGAGCTGATTTTCCCGCGGCAATGGGCCCGTGGCGGCTTTGTCGATCTCCCGGAAACCGACCGGATCAGCGTTATTCTTGAGCACATGGCGGACTTTCCGGTGTGCGGCAGCCTGTGGCTGGAAATAGTCGACACCAATGACGGTAAAGAGCTGTCCAACTTCTGCAAAAAGTTTGACGCCCATCTGCGCAAGGCGTTGATCAAGGCCGGCAAACTGGTTGAAGACGATGCCCACAAGCCGCGTCTGCTGCTGACCTTTAAAAGCGGGCGCGAAGTGTTTCTCGGGTTGGCCGAAGCCGATAACTCAGCCATGTGGCCCATGGGCATTCCGCGTCTCAAGTTCCCCCGTGAAGCGCCGAGCCGCTCAACACTCAAGCTGGAAGAAGCCTGGCATCACTTTATCCCTCGTGATCAATGGGATGAGCGCTTGCACAGTGACATGACCGGCGTGGACCTCGGCGCGGCGCCAGGTGGCTGGACCTGGCAGTTGGTCAATCGCGGCATGATCGTGACCGCCATCGACAACGGCCCGATGGCTGAAAGCCTGATGGATACCGGCCTGGTCCAGCACTTGATGGCCGATGGCTTTACCTTCAAGCCCAAGCAACCGGTGGACTGGATGGTCTGTGACATCGTTGAGAAGCCGGCGCGCAATGCCGCGATGCTTGAAGAGTGGATCGGCGAAGGTCATTGCCGTGAAGCGGTGGTCAACCTGAAACTGCCGATGAAGCAGCGTTATGCCGAAGTGCGCCGCTTGCTGGACCGTATTGCAGATGGCTTCAAGGCGCGGGGTATTCAGGTCGAAATCGGCTGCAAGCAGCTGTATCACGACCGTGAAGAAGTGACCTGTCATTTGCGTCGACTGGACGTTAAAAAACCTAAATCACGCTGA
- a CDS encoding PAS domain-containing methyl-accepting chemotaxis protein, producing MRNNQPITQRERTFPAQQRLISTTDAKGVISYCNDDFMEISGFSREELIRAPHNLVRHPDVPPAVFEHMWSTLKKGAPWMGIVKNRCKNGDHYWVNAYVTPIFENERVVGYESVRIKPTAEQIRRAEGLYSRLNRGKSAVPQRDKWLPVLQDWLPFILVSQLSFTIGALLNSSWGFALAALLSIPLGLLGLTWQQRGIKRLLRLAEQTTSDPLIAQMYTDSRGPQARLEMSILSQEARLKTCLTRLQDTAEHLSGQARQSDILAHKSSVGLERQRVETEQVATAVNQMAATTQEVASHVQRTADATQEANRLTSRGRDIAGETREAIQRLSVVVGETGATVTQLAKDSDEIGGVVDVIKGIADQTNLLALNAAIEAARAGEMGRGFAVVADEVRQLAQRTSASTGQIHSLIAKLQQTAATAVQTMDAGHRQAEEGVARVLEADKALVGISEAVANITDMTAQIAAATEEQSAVAEEVSRNISTIADLADQTSEQAQHSALLSEELSQTVNSQYSLVERFNR from the coding sequence ATGCGTAACAACCAGCCCATCACTCAACGCGAACGCACATTCCCCGCGCAACAACGGTTGATCTCCACGACCGATGCCAAAGGCGTGATTTCCTATTGCAACGATGACTTTATGGAAATCAGCGGGTTTTCGCGTGAGGAGCTGATACGCGCACCGCACAATCTTGTGCGCCATCCCGACGTGCCGCCTGCCGTGTTCGAGCATATGTGGAGCACCCTGAAAAAGGGTGCGCCGTGGATGGGTATCGTCAAGAACCGCTGCAAAAATGGCGACCATTACTGGGTCAATGCGTATGTCACCCCGATCTTCGAGAACGAACGCGTGGTGGGCTACGAGTCGGTACGGATCAAACCGACCGCCGAACAGATCCGCCGTGCCGAAGGCCTGTACTCTCGCCTCAACCGGGGCAAATCGGCAGTGCCGCAGCGTGACAAGTGGCTACCGGTGCTGCAGGACTGGCTGCCCTTTATTCTGGTCAGTCAATTGAGCTTCACGATTGGTGCCCTGCTCAACTCCAGCTGGGGTTTTGCCCTGGCAGCCCTGCTGTCGATTCCGCTGGGACTGCTGGGCCTGACCTGGCAACAGCGCGGGATCAAGCGACTGCTGCGCCTGGCAGAACAAACCACGTCTGACCCGCTGATTGCACAGATGTACACCGACAGCCGCGGCCCGCAAGCACGCCTGGAGATGTCCATCCTGAGCCAGGAGGCACGCCTGAAAACCTGCCTGACACGCCTGCAGGACACCGCCGAGCATCTGAGCGGGCAAGCCCGTCAATCCGACATTCTGGCCCACAAGAGCTCTGTCGGGCTGGAGCGCCAGCGGGTCGAGACTGAACAAGTGGCAACGGCGGTCAATCAGATGGCCGCGACCACACAAGAAGTGGCCAGCCACGTACAACGCACGGCTGACGCCACGCAAGAAGCCAACCGCCTGACCAGTCGCGGCCGCGATATTGCCGGTGAAACCCGCGAAGCCATTCAGCGCCTGTCAGTGGTGGTAGGCGAAACCGGTGCCACCGTCACGCAACTGGCCAAGGACAGTGACGAAATCGGCGGCGTGGTTGACGTGATCAAAGGCATTGCCGACCAGACCAACCTGCTGGCCCTGAACGCAGCCATCGAAGCGGCGCGAGCCGGTGAAATGGGCCGTGGCTTTGCCGTGGTGGCGGACGAAGTGCGCCAACTGGCGCAACGCACCAGCGCTTCCACCGGGCAAATTCACAGCCTGATTGCAAAGCTGCAACAGACCGCAGCCACTGCCGTCCAAACCATGGACGCCGGTCACCGTCAGGCTGAAGAAGGCGTGGCTCGGGTGCTGGAAGCCGACAAGGCGCTGGTGGGCATCAGCGAAGCGGTGGCCAATATCACCGACATGACTGCCCAGATCGCAGCGGCTACCGAGGAGCAAAGTGCGGTAGCTGAAGAAGTCAGCCGTAACATCAGCACCATTGCCGACCTGGCAGACCAGACCTCTGAACAGGCGCAGCATTCAGCGCTGTTGAGCGAAGAACTGAGCCAGACCGTAAACAGCCAGTACTCGCTGGTGGAACGGTTTAACCGCTGA
- the tusA gene encoding sulfurtransferase TusA: MSFTDLPVDGTLDATGLNCPEPVMMLHQHIRDLAPGGLLKVIATDPSTRRDIPKFCVFLDHELVGQQEEAGKYLYWIRKKQD, encoded by the coding sequence ATGAGTTTTACTGACCTGCCGGTTGACGGCACCCTGGACGCCACCGGCCTTAACTGCCCTGAGCCGGTGATGATGCTGCACCAACACATTCGCGACCTGGCGCCGGGTGGCTTGTTGAAAGTCATTGCCACCGATCCCTCGACCCGGCGCGACATTCCCAAGTTCTGCGTGTTTCTTGACCATGAACTGGTGGGGCAACAGGAAGAGGCGGGCAAGTACCTGTACTGGATCCGCAAGAAGCAGGATTGA
- a CDS encoding autotransporter outer membrane beta-barrel domain-containing protein: protein MSLGTSGGFSFGAFINGYDSKLNATGDLAITTSGENSAGLLVGNYAKADVEKIDVVTVGESAFGLFVASNAQLNLGSGSITTRGDDSIGIRGWQRGEFKGANLVINTEGNRAFGVRALTEASVNLRGSSISTFGDQSAGVFAGGGSSIDLSTGASITTYGTESHGAFASGANSLVKLSDSHVETFGEGSAGIQVEDGGRVELNNAHVKANGAGAVGAQLSGGSLAVNGGSIQSQNGAVINIRGQGNTVDVAGAYLSSTDGLVIQVEGASEALVTVRNGSTLSANNGTGELLGVKLGSVLDLVVDGSFLHGNMTIPEGSLVNVRLQNGTRLTGQMADVRSLQLDAGVSWNITGDSNVESLVLGGGAVNFAGFEGFHQLTVGELSGNGDFGLKLDINNRRADFLAVDGQASGRHRLNIHNSGIEPPAGFDPVQVVHTEGGDAVFNVVGERVDLGAYSYGIERLGDDWFLVSGGREVSPATRSVQALFNSAPTVWYGEMSALRSRMNEVRSSGQGGGWMLGYGNKHQVAGSDGLRYKQNQAGFSLGADTPLDSSDGVLMVGLLAGHSKSGLSQARGSAGTVQSFYVGGYGTWMGSDGYYVDGLLKLNQFQNRADVVMSNSTKAKGTYRNYGVGASLEAGREVQLTERLFVEPFVQVSAVAVQGKSLNLDSGLQARSATTRSLLGKVGATVEHRNQWVSPYVKVALAHEFARDNEVKVNGNSFRNDLQGTRAELGAGLSLSVAKDLQLHANFEYMNGTKIKQPWGGSVGLRYAF, encoded by the coding sequence ATGAGTCTAGGGACCTCCGGGGGGTTCTCGTTCGGTGCCTTTATTAACGGTTACGACAGCAAACTCAACGCCACGGGTGATCTGGCAATTACCACGTCGGGTGAAAACTCTGCCGGACTGTTGGTCGGTAATTACGCCAAGGCTGATGTAGAAAAAATCGATGTGGTAACTGTCGGCGAAAGTGCCTTTGGGCTCTTTGTCGCCAGTAACGCCCAACTCAACCTTGGCTCGGGCTCCATTACGACCAGGGGGGATGACAGTATCGGGATCAGGGGCTGGCAGAGAGGCGAGTTCAAGGGTGCCAACCTTGTCATTAACACAGAGGGTAATCGTGCCTTTGGGGTCAGGGCACTGACCGAGGCCTCTGTAAACTTGCGCGGTAGTTCAATCAGCACTTTCGGGGACCAGTCCGCTGGGGTTTTCGCGGGTGGTGGCTCCTCGATTGATCTAAGCACAGGCGCTTCGATCACCACGTATGGAACCGAGTCCCATGGTGCGTTCGCCAGCGGTGCCAATAGTCTGGTGAAGCTGAGCGACAGTCATGTCGAAACCTTTGGTGAAGGTTCGGCGGGTATCCAGGTTGAAGACGGCGGCCGGGTCGAACTCAATAATGCTCATGTCAAGGCCAATGGCGCCGGGGCTGTCGGGGCGCAACTCAGTGGGGGTAGCCTGGCAGTCAATGGCGGTTCAATCCAGTCGCAAAATGGGGCGGTGATTAACATCAGAGGCCAAGGCAATACGGTCGATGTTGCAGGTGCGTACCTGAGCAGCACCGATGGCCTTGTGATACAGGTTGAAGGGGCATCAGAGGCCCTGGTGACGGTGAGGAATGGCTCCACCTTGTCGGCCAACAATGGCACGGGTGAGTTGCTCGGCGTGAAGCTTGGCAGTGTGCTGGATCTCGTAGTGGATGGCAGTTTTTTACACGGCAACATGACCATTCCTGAAGGCTCTCTGGTCAATGTCCGCTTGCAGAACGGGACGCGCTTAACCGGTCAAATGGCCGATGTCCGGAGCCTGCAACTTGATGCGGGCGTCAGCTGGAACATTACGGGTGACAGCAACGTCGAGTCGCTGGTGCTTGGCGGCGGGGCGGTTAATTTCGCAGGGTTCGAAGGCTTTCACCAGTTAACCGTCGGCGAGTTGTCGGGCAATGGTGACTTTGGGCTGAAGCTGGATATAAACAACCGCCGAGCTGACTTTCTTGCGGTGGACGGTCAAGCCAGCGGCCGCCATCGGTTGAATATTCATAACAGCGGCATCGAGCCACCCGCCGGCTTTGATCCTGTGCAAGTCGTCCACACCGAAGGCGGTGACGCCGTGTTCAATGTGGTCGGCGAGCGTGTTGACCTTGGTGCTTACTCCTACGGTATAGAGCGCCTGGGCGACGACTGGTTTCTGGTCAGCGGCGGTCGTGAGGTGAGCCCTGCAACCCGAAGCGTCCAGGCATTGTTCAATAGTGCCCCAACTGTCTGGTATGGCGAGATGAGCGCCTTGCGCAGTCGTATGAATGAGGTGCGAAGCAGTGGGCAGGGGGGTGGCTGGATGCTCGGCTACGGCAACAAGCATCAGGTCGCTGGCAGCGATGGGCTGAGATACAAGCAAAACCAGGCCGGGTTTTCCCTGGGTGCTGACACTCCGCTGGACAGTAGCGACGGGGTACTGATGGTCGGCCTGCTGGCGGGGCACAGCAAGTCCGGCCTGTCGCAGGCTCGCGGTTCTGCGGGTACTGTCCAGAGCTTCTATGTGGGTGGGTACGGTACCTGGATGGGCAGTGATGGTTACTACGTCGACGGATTGCTCAAGCTCAATCAGTTTCAGAACCGCGCTGACGTCGTGATGAGTAACTCAACCAAAGCCAAAGGAACGTATCGCAATTATGGTGTCGGGGCTTCGCTGGAGGCCGGTCGCGAGGTTCAACTGACAGAGCGCCTGTTCGTCGAGCCCTTTGTTCAGGTTTCAGCGGTCGCCGTGCAGGGTAAGTCTCTCAACCTGGATAGCGGATTGCAGGCGCGCAGTGCCACGACCCGTTCACTGCTCGGTAAAGTGGGGGCTACGGTCGAGCATCGTAATCAATGGGTGAGCCCTTACGTCAAGGTGGCACTGGCTCACGAGTTTGCCCGTGACAATGAAGTCAAGGTCAATGGCAACAGCTTCAGGAATGACCTGCAGGGCACTCGGGCTGAGTTGGGTGCAGGCTTGTCTCTGTCAGTGGCCAAGGATCTGCAATTGCATGCGAATTTCGAATACATGAACGGTACGAAAATCAAGCAGCCCTGGGGTGGGAGCGTCGGTCTTCGATACGCGTTTTGA
- a CDS encoding type II CAAX prenyl endopeptidase Rce1 family protein produces the protein MIVLPWPYLALLTLGYGLALSFGQLGVQTLIALGLLTLSGLAVLQSKNHYLRYAGHALFVLLAVALALHWLPGFHNGKAIGPMRLTPDAVPFSMYFNLDKPLIGFWLLLVCPWIAPRFAWRVSLGATLMGLALAASMALGGAMLLGMIAWAPKWPPQGTLWLLNNLLLVTLVEEALFRGYIQGGLSRKLKMLPYGQTLALIAASTLFGLAHAAAGWQWMLLAGLAGVGYGLAYRFGGLGAAIATHFGLNVLHFVFFTYPMLTP, from the coding sequence ATGATTGTTCTGCCATGGCCTTATCTGGCACTTCTGACCCTCGGCTACGGCCTTGCCCTGAGCTTTGGGCAATTGGGTGTTCAAACCCTTATCGCACTTGGCCTGCTGACCCTCAGTGGGCTCGCCGTTCTACAAAGCAAAAACCATTACCTGCGCTATGCCGGGCACGCACTGTTTGTTCTGCTGGCTGTCGCGCTGGCCCTGCACTGGCTACCCGGTTTCCACAACGGAAAAGCCATCGGCCCCATGCGACTGACGCCTGATGCAGTGCCGTTTTCGATGTACTTCAATCTGGACAAACCACTGATTGGTTTCTGGCTGCTGTTGGTGTGCCCGTGGATCGCGCCACGCTTTGCCTGGCGCGTGTCTTTGGGCGCCACTTTAATGGGCCTGGCGCTGGCGGCGAGCATGGCGCTGGGCGGTGCGATGCTGCTGGGCATGATTGCATGGGCACCGAAATGGCCGCCCCAGGGCACTCTCTGGCTGCTGAACAACCTGCTGCTGGTAACACTGGTGGAGGAGGCGCTGTTTCGCGGCTACATCCAGGGCGGGCTGAGCCGAAAACTCAAAATGCTGCCTTATGGCCAGACTTTAGCGCTGATCGCGGCCTCGACGCTGTTTGGCCTGGCGCATGCCGCCGCTGGCTGGCAATGGATGTTGCTGGCGGGGCTGGCCGGGGTCGGCTATGGCCTGGCTTACCGCTTTGGCGGGTTGGGCGCAGCAATTGCCACCCACTTTGGGCTCAACGTGCTGCATTTCGTGTTTTTCACCTACCCGATGCTGACCCCCTGA
- the acnA gene encoding aconitate hydratase AcnA has translation MSSLDSLNTLATLKVDDKTYHYFSLELAAQSLGDLNRLPMSLKVLLENLLRWEDGKTVTEPDLKALAAWLKERRSDREIQYRPARVLMQDFTGVPAVVDLAAMRAAMAKAGGDPQRINPLSPVDLVIDHSVMVDRFASASAFEQNVDIEMERNGERYAFLRWGQNAFDNFSVVPPGTGICHQVNLEYLGRTVWTKDEDGRTYAFPDTLVGTDSHTTMINGLGVLGWGVGGIEAEAAMLGQPVSMLIPEVVGFKLSGKLKEGITATDLVLTVTQMLRSKGVVGKFVEFYGDGLADLPLADRATIANMAPEYGATCGFFPVDEITLDYLRLSGRPAATVKLVEAYCKAQGLWRIAGQEPVFTETLALDMGTVEASLAGPKRPQDRVSLPNVGQAFDEFLSLQFKPTPKEVGRLESEGGGGVAVGNADLIGEADYSVDGHTYRLKNGAVVIAAITSCTNTSNPSVMMAAGLVARKAVEKGLKSQPWVKTSLAPGSKVVTDYYKAAGLTHYLDQLGFALVGYGCTTCIGNSGPLPEPIEKAITQSDLTVASVLSGNRNFEGRVHPLVKTNWLASPPLVVAYALAGTVRIDISRDPLGTGKDGQPVYLRDIWPSQKEIADAVAQVTTGMFHKEYAEVFAGDAQWQAIEVPQAATYVWQADSTYIQHPPFFDNISGPLPVIADVKAANILALLGDSVTTDHISPAGNIKADSPAGRYLREKGVEPRDFNSYGSRRGNHEVMMRGTFANIRIRNEMLGGEEGGNTIYIPTGEKLPIYDAAMAYQASGTPLVVIAGQEYGTGSSRDWAAKGTNLLGVKAVIAESFERIHRSNLVGMGVLPLQFKLDQNRKSLNLTGKETLDILGLTGAQLQPRMNLTLVITREDGSQDKVEVLCRIDTLNEVEYFKAGGILHYVLRQLIAS, from the coding sequence ATGTCCTCCCTCGATAGCCTGAACACCCTAGCCACACTAAAAGTCGACGATAAGACTTATCACTACTTCAGCCTTGAACTCGCCGCCCAATCACTGGGCGACCTGAACAGGCTGCCCATGTCGCTCAAGGTGTTGCTGGAAAACCTGCTGCGCTGGGAGGACGGCAAAACCGTTACCGAGCCTGACCTCAAGGCGCTGGCGGCCTGGCTCAAGGAGCGGCGCAGCGACCGGGAAATCCAGTACCGCCCTGCCCGTGTGCTGATGCAAGACTTTACCGGCGTACCGGCAGTGGTCGATCTGGCCGCCATGCGCGCCGCAATGGCCAAGGCGGGTGGCGATCCGCAGCGAATCAACCCGCTGTCTCCCGTTGACCTGGTGATCGACCACTCGGTGATGGTTGACCGGTTCGCCAGCGCCAGCGCCTTTGAGCAAAACGTCGACATCGAGATGGAACGCAACGGCGAACGGTATGCGTTTTTGCGCTGGGGGCAGAATGCCTTCGATAACTTCAGCGTTGTCCCGCCCGGCACCGGAATTTGCCATCAGGTCAACCTGGAGTATCTGGGTCGTACGGTCTGGACCAAAGACGAAGACGGTCGCACGTATGCCTTCCCGGATACGCTGGTGGGTACCGATTCCCACACAACCATGATCAATGGCCTCGGCGTACTGGGCTGGGGTGTGGGCGGGATCGAAGCCGAAGCCGCCATGCTCGGCCAGCCCGTGTCGATGCTGATCCCGGAAGTGGTGGGGTTCAAGCTCAGCGGCAAACTCAAAGAAGGCATCACCGCGACGGATCTGGTGCTGACAGTTACGCAAATGCTGCGCAGCAAGGGCGTTGTCGGCAAGTTCGTCGAATTTTATGGCGATGGCCTTGCCGATCTGCCTCTGGCCGACCGTGCCACCATTGCCAACATGGCCCCGGAATATGGCGCAACCTGCGGCTTTTTCCCGGTGGATGAAATCACTCTGGACTACTTGCGTTTGTCCGGACGCCCTGCCGCCACCGTCAAACTGGTCGAGGCTTATTGCAAGGCCCAGGGTTTGTGGCGGATAGCGGGCCAGGAACCGGTTTTCACGGAAACCCTGGCACTGGACATGGGCACCGTCGAAGCCAGTCTGGCCGGGCCAAAACGCCCGCAAGACCGGGTGTCGCTGCCCAATGTCGGCCAGGCCTTCGATGAGTTTCTCAGCCTGCAATTCAAACCCACCCCTAAAGAAGTAGGCCGTCTGGAAAGCGAAGGCGGCGGCGGTGTGGCCGTGGGCAATGCTGACTTGATCGGCGAGGCGGATTACAGCGTTGATGGCCATACCTATCGCCTGAAAAACGGCGCCGTGGTGATTGCAGCCATCACCTCATGCACCAACACTTCGAACCCGAGTGTGATGATGGCTGCCGGGCTGGTGGCCAGGAAAGCCGTCGAAAAAGGCCTGAAGAGCCAGCCCTGGGTCAAGACGTCCCTGGCACCAGGCTCCAAGGTCGTGACCGATTACTACAAGGCCGCCGGCCTGACCCACTACCTCGACCAACTGGGTTTCGCCCTGGTGGGCTACGGCTGCACGACCTGCATCGGCAACTCCGGGCCATTGCCTGAGCCGATTGAAAAGGCAATTACCCAATCCGATCTGACCGTGGCCTCGGTACTGTCGGGCAACCGCAACTTTGAAGGGCGCGTCCACCCGCTGGTGAAAACCAACTGGCTGGCCTCACCGCCGCTGGTGGTGGCCTATGCCTTGGCGGGCACCGTGCGGATTGATATCAGCCGTGACCCGCTGGGCACCGGCAAAGACGGCCAACCGGTGTACCTGCGTGATATCTGGCCCAGCCAGAAAGAGATCGCCGACGCCGTGGCCCAGGTCACCACCGGTATGTTCCACAAGGAATACGCCGAAGTGTTTGCCGGTGATGCCCAGTGGCAGGCCATTGAAGTCCCCCAAGCCGCGACTTATGTCTGGCAGGCCGATTCGACCTACATCCAGCACCCGCCGTTTTTCGACAACATCAGCGGGCCGTTGCCGGTGATTGCTGACGTCAAGGCGGCGAATATCCTGGCACTGCTGGGCGATTCGGTCACCACCGACCACATCTCCCCCGCGGGCAACATCAAGGCGGACAGCCCCGCCGGACGCTATCTGCGTGAGAAAGGCGTCGAGCCACGGGATTTCAACTCCTATGGCTCACGACGCGGCAACCACGAAGTCATGATGCGCGGCACCTTTGCCAATATCCGCATTCGCAACGAAATGCTCGGGGGCGAAGAAGGCGGCAATACGATCTACATTCCCACCGGCGAGAAACTGCCGATCTACGATGCAGCCATGGCCTATCAGGCATCCGGTACACCGCTGGTGGTGATTGCCGGTCAGGAATACGGCACCGGCTCAAGCCGTGACTGGGCAGCCAAAGGCACTAACCTGCTGGGGGTCAAAGCGGTCATTGCCGAGAGCTTTGAGCGTATCCACCGCTCGAACCTGGTGGGCATGGGCGTTCTGCCATTGCAGTTCAAGCTCGACCAGAACCGCAAGAGCCTGAACCTCACAGGCAAGGAGACGCTGGATATCCTGGGGCTTACCGGCGCGCAACTACAACCACGGATGAACTTGACGCTGGTGATCACCCGCGAGGATGGCAGCCAGGATAAAGTCGAGGTGCTGTGCAGGATCGATACGCTCAACGAGGTGGAATACTTCAAAGCGGGAGGGATTTTGCACTATGTGTTGCGTCAGCTGATTGCCTCTTAG
- a CDS encoding MATE family efflux transporter, with protein sequence MNSVTHTPPSTAVSRPARVRTEVRALLALAFPIIISQIATTAMGFVDAVMAGRVGPRDLAAVALGNSIWVPVFLLMSGILLATTPKVAQRFGADAHSDIGPIVRQALWLALITGLCAALILIGAEPLLHGMKVDPDLIEPSMGYLYGIASGMPAVGLYCVLRNFSDGLGKTRPSMVLGLSALALNIPINYIFIYGHFGVPAMGGVGCGWATAIVMWFMAIGMVVCTWRGAVYQSSKVYSHFEWPQWAILKRLLSVGLPIGIAVFAESSIFAVIALLIGSLGATVVAGHQIALNFSSLVFMIPYSLGMAITVRVGQALGRQQPREARFVAGVGMGTALVWAAISASLILLLREQIATVYTADPLVIEVATMLLMFAALYQFSDVIQVTAAGALRGYQDTRVTMVLTLFAYWGIGLPVGYALGLTDWFGEANGPSGLWQGLIVGLTCAALMLGVRLARSAKKHIRRAA encoded by the coding sequence GTGAACTCTGTCACTCATACTCCCCCTTCTACCGCTGTCAGCCGCCCGGCCCGGGTTCGTACAGAAGTGCGCGCACTCCTGGCACTGGCGTTTCCGATCATCATTTCGCAAATCGCCACCACCGCAATGGGGTTTGTCGATGCGGTGATGGCCGGGCGCGTCGGCCCGCGGGATCTGGCGGCCGTGGCGCTGGGCAACTCCATCTGGGTCCCGGTGTTTTTGCTGATGTCGGGCATTTTGTTAGCCACCACACCCAAAGTGGCTCAACGTTTTGGCGCGGATGCCCACAGCGACATCGGCCCGATCGTGCGCCAGGCGCTGTGGCTGGCACTGATTACCGGCCTGTGTGCGGCCCTCATTCTGATCGGTGCCGAACCCCTGCTGCATGGGATGAAGGTCGACCCTGACTTGATCGAGCCGAGCATGGGTTATTTGTACGGGATCGCCAGTGGCATGCCCGCTGTCGGGCTGTATTGCGTATTGCGCAATTTCAGCGATGGCCTGGGCAAAACCCGACCAAGCATGGTGCTGGGGCTGAGTGCCCTGGCACTCAATATTCCGATCAACTACATCTTTATTTATGGTCACTTTGGCGTCCCCGCCATGGGCGGTGTGGGCTGTGGTTGGGCCACGGCCATTGTGATGTGGTTCATGGCCATCGGCATGGTGGTCTGCACCTGGCGAGGGGCTGTCTACCAGTCGAGCAAGGTGTACAGCCATTTTGAATGGCCACAGTGGGCGATCCTCAAGCGCTTGCTCAGCGTGGGCCTGCCAATTGGTATCGCGGTATTTGCCGAGTCGAGCATTTTTGCGGTGATTGCGCTGCTGATCGGCAGTCTCGGTGCAACCGTGGTGGCGGGCCATCAGATCGCCCTCAACTTCAGTTCGCTGGTATTCATGATTCCGTATTCGCTGGGCATGGCCATCACCGTGCGTGTTGGCCAGGCCCTGGGCCGTCAACAGCCTCGCGAAGCGCGATTTGTCGCTGGCGTGGGCATGGGCACAGCGCTGGTATGGGCGGCGATTTCCGCCAGCCTGATCCTCCTGCTGCGTGAGCAGATTGCGACCGTCTACACCGCCGACCCGCTGGTGATCGAGGTGGCAACCATGCTGCTGATGTTTGCTGCGCTGTATCAGTTTTCGGACGTGATCCAGGTCACCGCAGCCGGTGCCCTGCGGGGCTATCAAGACACGCGGGTGACGATGGTTCTGACGCTGTTCGCGTATTGGGGCATTGGTTTGCCGGTGGGCTACGCGCTGGGGCTGACCGACTGGTTTGGCGAGGCCAATGGCCCGAGCGGGCTATGGCAAGGTTTGATCGTCGGCCTGACCTGCGCCGCGCTGATGCTCGGCGTGCGGCTGGCGCGCAGTGCGAAGAAACACATTCGCCGCGCCGCATAA